One genomic window of Halorubrum hochsteinianum includes the following:
- a CDS encoding heavy metal translocating P-type ATPase: protein MSRCTLCDLPTGDDPHTAPDVDGEFCCRGCLAVARSLDDVDDLGDLDARRPDATPGEGFDGETTFLHVDGMHCATCESFLEMTAGEQEGVAAAEASYATDTIRVDYDPETVDADELPDRLSVAGYTASDRSDPDDGDDDAVVRFLIGGGFFGMMAMLWYVLFLYPTYFGYDPIVDLGGVSGTYLFAQIWLFASIVLFYTGYPILRGAYVSLRARQPNMDLLVSLAAASSYAYSTLALLVGRTDLYFDVTIAVILVVTAGNHYESIIKRRATGMLADLTTTEDRTARTEAGDVVAADEVAPGDRLLVRPGERVPFDGTVAEGTAAVDEALITGESLPATKREGDAVRGGTVVTDSPVVVEVGEDAANTLDTLVRLLWEIQSSRSGIQRLVDRLATVFVPLVVAVATVGAVATLVLGSPPVDAALVGLTVLIVSCPCALGLATPLAVAAGIRDAAGRGIVVVSDAVFEAAPDVDTVVLDKTGTLTDGEMRLLDATAEPGTGVDRVRERAAAVERASVHPVAEAIVSGVRGGEPDRAADRAAADGGTATAAPTGSPDDPPATDVDVRDRGVFGRVDGDEVVVGHRSLFAERDWPVADRLREAGASARDRGNVPVYVGWNGRARGVLTVGDEVREGWESVVTDLDADGRRVVVLTGDAPAAARRFADHPAIDEVFAEVPPEAKAETVRRLGADGPVAMVGDGSNDAPALAAADVGVSIASGTDLAADAADAVLLEDRLAAVPELFAVTRGTNRRLRQNLGWAFCYNAVAIPLALSGALNPLLAALAMASSSLLVVTNSARVVFDPD from the coding sequence ATGTCACGCTGTACGCTCTGTGACCTCCCGACCGGGGACGACCCGCACACGGCTCCCGACGTCGACGGCGAGTTCTGCTGTCGGGGCTGTCTCGCGGTCGCGCGCTCGCTCGACGACGTCGATGACCTCGGGGACCTCGACGCGCGGCGACCCGACGCGACCCCGGGCGAGGGGTTCGACGGCGAGACGACCTTCCTCCACGTCGACGGGATGCACTGCGCGACCTGCGAGTCGTTCTTAGAGATGACGGCCGGCGAGCAGGAGGGGGTCGCGGCCGCCGAGGCGAGCTACGCCACGGACACGATCCGGGTCGACTACGACCCGGAGACCGTGGACGCGGACGAGCTCCCCGACCGGCTCTCGGTCGCGGGCTACACCGCGAGCGACCGTTCGGACCCGGACGACGGGGACGACGACGCGGTCGTCCGCTTCCTGATCGGGGGCGGGTTCTTCGGGATGATGGCGATGCTGTGGTACGTCCTCTTCCTGTATCCGACGTACTTCGGGTACGATCCGATCGTCGATCTCGGCGGCGTCTCCGGGACCTACCTCTTCGCGCAGATCTGGCTGTTCGCCTCGATCGTGCTGTTTTACACCGGCTACCCGATCCTGCGGGGCGCGTACGTGAGCCTGCGGGCGCGGCAGCCGAACATGGACCTCTTGGTGTCGCTCGCGGCCGCGAGCTCGTACGCGTACAGCACGCTCGCGCTGCTCGTCGGCCGGACCGACCTCTACTTCGACGTCACCATCGCCGTGATCTTGGTCGTCACCGCCGGCAACCACTACGAGTCGATCATCAAGCGCCGGGCGACCGGAATGCTCGCCGATCTGACGACGACCGAGGACCGCACCGCGCGGACGGAGGCGGGCGACGTCGTGGCCGCCGACGAGGTCGCCCCCGGCGACCGGCTCCTCGTCCGCCCCGGCGAGCGCGTGCCGTTCGACGGGACCGTCGCCGAGGGGACCGCCGCGGTCGACGAGGCCCTGATAACCGGCGAGTCGCTGCCGGCGACGAAACGCGAGGGGGACGCGGTCCGCGGCGGCACCGTCGTCACCGACTCGCCGGTCGTCGTTGAGGTCGGCGAGGACGCGGCCAACACCCTCGACACGCTCGTGCGCCTGCTGTGGGAGATCCAGAGCTCCCGGTCCGGGATCCAGCGGCTCGTCGACCGGCTCGCGACCGTGTTCGTCCCGCTCGTCGTCGCGGTCGCGACCGTCGGCGCGGTCGCCACCCTCGTGCTCGGGTCGCCGCCGGTCGACGCCGCGCTCGTCGGGCTGACGGTGCTCATCGTCTCCTGTCCCTGTGCCCTCGGGCTCGCGACCCCGCTCGCGGTCGCCGCGGGGATCCGCGACGCCGCCGGGCGCGGCATCGTCGTCGTCTCCGACGCCGTCTTCGAGGCGGCCCCCGACGTGGACACCGTCGTCCTCGACAAGACCGGGACCCTCACCGACGGGGAGATGCGGCTGCTCGACGCGACCGCCGAGCCCGGGACCGGCGTCGACCGCGTCCGCGAGCGCGCGGCCGCCGTCGAGCGCGCCTCGGTCCATCCGGTCGCCGAGGCGATCGTCTCGGGAGTTCGCGGCGGCGAGCCGGACCGCGCCGCGGACCGGGCGGCGGCCGACGGCGGGACCGCGACTGCGGCCCCGACCGGGTCGCCCGACGATCCTCCCGCGACCGACGTCGACGTCCGCGACCGCGGGGTCTTCGGGCGGGTGGACGGCGACGAGGTCGTCGTCGGCCACCGGTCGCTGTTCGCGGAGCGCGACTGGCCGGTCGCCGACCGGCTCCGCGAGGCCGGCGCATCCGCCCGCGACCGCGGGAACGTCCCCGTCTACGTGGGCTGGAACGGGCGGGCTCGCGGGGTCCTCACCGTGGGCGACGAGGTGCGTGAGGGGTGGGAGTCGGTCGTCACCGACCTCGACGCGGACGGCCGGCGGGTGGTCGTGCTCACCGGCGACGCGCCCGCGGCCGCGCGTCGGTTCGCGGATCACCCCGCGATCGACGAGGTGTTCGCCGAGGTGCCGCCGGAGGCGAAGGCCGAGACGGTGCGGCGACTCGGGGCGGACGGCCCGGTCGCGATGGTGGGCGACGGGAGCAACGACGCCCCCGCGCTCGCCGCGGCCGACGTGGGGGTGTCGATCGCCTCCGGCACGGACCTGGCGGCCGACGCCGCCGACGCCGTCCTGCTGGAGGACCGCCTCGCCGCGGTCCCGGAGCTGTTCGCGGTCACGCGCGGGACGAACCGGCGGCTCAGACAGAACCTCGGCTGGGCGTTCTGCTACAACGCGGTCGCGATCCCGCTGGCGCTGTCCGGCGCGCTCAACCCCCTGCTCGCCGCGCTCGCGATGGCGTCGAGCAGCCTCCTCGTGGTGACGAACTCCGCGCGGGTGGTGTTCGACCCCGACTGA
- a CDS encoding cytochrome c oxidase subunit II: protein MHIHAYEKLWLALSIVLILALIGTVTYGAVGPGVAMVADTQQTVDSGALDEDERFSEPRVEQVGENEYEAYVVAYQFAFEPSPIVVPANSTVTLHVTSRDVIHGFEVAGTNANTMVVPGEVSEITVETDEPAEYGIVCNEYCGAGHHVMEGKLHVVSQSEFENRGGDSA, encoded by the coding sequence GTGCACATTCACGCCTACGAGAAGCTCTGGCTCGCGCTGTCGATCGTGCTGATCCTCGCGCTCATCGGAACCGTGACGTACGGCGCGGTGGGTCCGGGCGTGGCGATGGTCGCCGACACGCAGCAGACCGTCGACTCGGGAGCGCTCGACGAGGACGAGCGGTTCTCCGAGCCCCGCGTTGAGCAGGTCGGCGAGAACGAGTACGAGGCGTACGTCGTCGCCTACCAGTTCGCCTTCGAACCCTCCCCGATCGTCGTGCCGGCGAACAGCACCGTGACGTTACACGTCACCTCTCGCGACGTGATCCACGGCTTCGAGGTCGCGGGCACGAACGCGAACACGATGGTCGTTCCCGGCGAAGTCTCGGAGATAACCGTCGAGACGGACGAACCAGCCGAGTACGGGATCGTCTGTAACGAGTACTGCGGGGCGGGCCACCACGTCATGGAGGGGAAGCTCCACGTCGTGAGCCAGTCGGAGTTCGAGAACCGAGGGGGTGACTCGGCGTGA
- a CDS encoding b(o/a)3-type cytochrome-c oxidase subunit 1 — MSTALEAEQTFVDKFPDEARVVRAAFLSAFFALFLGAIFGIIQTLHRTDVARIIPSTDYYTVLTAHGVFMVISFTIFFLVGLFTWALTRSLDRPLINIKITWTWYGLMAVGMTLTGISILAGFVDSIDMSADVLFTFYAPLQAHPLFYTGLVVFIVGTWIAGADWFRTFLAWRSDHPDQRIPLQTFMVLTTMTMWYIATSAVAASVLLFLLPWSLGLIDQVNPTLTRTLFWFFGHPVVYFWLMPAYMLWYTVLPKIAGGRLFSDPLARVVFVLFLLLSTPVGIHHQYLDPGIAEGFKFISMTNTMFLLLPSLLTAFTVVASVEYGARQNGGTGLLGWLTNLPWRKPEFTGMMLAGLMFAAGGFSGMVNAGMNINYLIHNTLWVPGHFHLTVGTAVALTMMAGTYWIWPQISNKPIFSSQIGLFQVVLWFIGMALMSNAMHAQGLLGVPRRTAEPEYSGFDYPTMFGGFEELNVQIAIGGTLLFVSTILFLGNLALTMGNPRVSGLAEPLPSPVSGSEDAPQVLDNLRLWVSIAVVLVVLAYALPIAAIIQRGGLLGPGVGTYPVWVAPLFDALADAATPLVGAVTDASASLVEVVR; from the coding sequence GTGAGCACCGCCCTCGAGGCCGAGCAGACGTTCGTCGACAAGTTCCCCGACGAGGCGCGCGTCGTTCGCGCGGCCTTCCTGAGCGCCTTCTTCGCGCTGTTCCTCGGCGCGATATTCGGCATCATCCAGACGCTCCACCGGACCGACGTCGCGCGGATCATCCCTTCGACGGACTACTATACCGTTCTCACCGCACACGGCGTGTTCATGGTGATCAGTTTCACGATCTTCTTCCTCGTCGGACTGTTCACCTGGGCGCTGACGCGCAGTCTGGATCGACCGCTGATAAACATCAAGATCACGTGGACGTGGTACGGGCTGATGGCGGTCGGCATGACGCTCACCGGAATCTCGATCCTCGCCGGGTTCGTCGACTCCATCGACATGAGCGCGGACGTGCTGTTCACCTTCTACGCGCCGCTTCAGGCGCATCCGCTGTTTTACACCGGGCTCGTGGTGTTTATCGTCGGCACGTGGATCGCCGGCGCGGACTGGTTCCGGACGTTCCTCGCGTGGCGGAGCGACCACCCCGACCAACGGATTCCGCTCCAGACGTTCATGGTGTTGACGACCATGACGATGTGGTACATCGCCACGTCCGCCGTGGCGGCCTCCGTGCTGCTGTTCCTGCTCCCGTGGTCGCTCGGCCTGATCGACCAGGTGAATCCGACGCTCACCCGGACGCTGTTCTGGTTCTTCGGTCACCCGGTCGTCTACTTCTGGCTGATGCCGGCGTACATGCTCTGGTACACGGTTCTGCCGAAAATCGCCGGCGGGCGACTGTTCAGCGACCCGCTGGCCCGCGTGGTGTTCGTGCTGTTCCTCCTGCTTTCGACCCCGGTCGGGATCCACCACCAGTACCTCGACCCCGGCATCGCCGAGGGGTTCAAGTTCATCTCGATGACGAACACGATGTTCCTGCTGTTGCCCAGCCTGCTCACGGCGTTCACCGTCGTCGCGAGCGTCGAGTACGGCGCTCGTCAGAACGGCGGCACCGGGCTGCTCGGCTGGCTCACGAACCTCCCCTGGCGCAAGCCGGAGTTCACCGGCATGATGCTCGCCGGTCTGATGTTCGCCGCTGGCGGCTTCTCGGGAATGGTCAACGCGGGGATGAACATCAACTACCTCATCCACAACACGCTGTGGGTGCCCGGCCACTTCCACCTCACCGTCGGGACCGCGGTCGCGCTGACGATGATGGCCGGGACCTACTGGATCTGGCCGCAGATCAGCAACAAGCCGATCTTCAGCAGTCAGATCGGGTTGTTCCAGGTCGTGCTCTGGTTTATCGGCATGGCGCTGATGTCGAACGCGATGCACGCCCAGGGCCTGCTCGGCGTCCCGCGGCGGACCGCGGAACCGGAGTACTCCGGCTTCGACTACCCGACGATGTTCGGCGGATTCGAGGAGCTGAACGTCCAGATCGCGATCGGCGGGACGCTGCTGTTCGTCTCGACGATCCTCTTCCTCGGGAACCTCGCGTTGACGATGGGGAACCCTCGCGTGTCCGGGCTCGCGGAGCCGCTTCCGAGCCCCGTCTCCGGCTCGGAAGACGCCCCGCAGGTGCTCGATAACCTCCGCCTGTGGGTGAGCATCGCGGTCGTGTTGGTCGTCCTCGCGTACGCCCTCCCGATAGCGGCGATCATCCAGCGCGGGGGTCTGCTCGGCCCGGGCGTCGGCACCTACCCGGTGTGGGTCGCGCCGCTGTTCGACGCGCTCGCGGACGCCGCGACGCCGCTCGTCGGCGCGGTCACCGACGCCTCGGCCTCGCTCGTCGAGGTGGTTCGGTGA
- a CDS encoding DUF7542 family protein — translation MDETRVTVRCRDCSHATTHDGLRDARVAVSDHESATGHDVAWDIESVDAGVSRAGADAGVCGRPECANEDSPLVDPGPPESGSKSESESHPES, via the coding sequence ATGGACGAAACGCGCGTTACGGTCCGGTGTCGCGACTGCTCGCACGCGACGACCCACGACGGGCTCCGGGACGCCCGCGTCGCCGTGAGCGACCACGAGTCGGCGACCGGCCACGACGTCGCGTGGGACATCGAGTCCGTGGACGCCGGCGTCTCCCGGGCCGGTGCCGACGCGGGCGTCTGCGGCCGCCCGGAGTGCGCGAACGAGGACTCCCCGCTCGTCGACCCGGGGCCGCCGGAGTCGGGATCGAAGTCGGAGTCGGAGTCCCACCCGGAATCGTAG
- a CDS encoding thioredoxin family protein, producing the protein MESNSAPGSDGASGGPDADGSAVRSRPTALPDEEALDAFVEDAGVALLMFYTEGCGICASMEPVVGNVARGVAADVSVGLVNPRDDPPLVERFDVRSVPLFVLFVDGEPVARRADGFVPGEDLAAWVDEHAA; encoded by the coding sequence ATGGAATCCAACAGCGCCCCCGGAAGCGACGGCGCTTCCGGCGGCCCGGACGCGGACGGGTCAGCGGTCCGGTCTCGGCCGACCGCTCTGCCGGACGAGGAGGCGCTCGACGCCTTCGTCGAGGACGCGGGAGTCGCGCTCTTGATGTTCTACACCGAGGGCTGCGGGATCTGCGCGAGCATGGAACCGGTGGTCGGAAACGTCGCTCGCGGCGTCGCGGCGGACGTGTCGGTCGGGCTGGTGAACCCCCGCGACGACCCGCCGCTCGTCGAGCGGTTCGACGTGCGGAGCGTCCCGCTGTTCGTGCTCTTCGTCGACGGCGAGCCGGTCGCGCGGCGCGCGGATGGGTTCGTCCCGGGCGAGGACCTCGCGGCGTGGGTCGACGAGCACGCGGCGTAG
- the sufU gene encoding Fe-S cluster assembly sulfur transfer protein SufU, producing MGLGSDMYRQQILDHYKNPRNYGELEDPDFTHVGENPSCGDTIRMDVDLDDAGETVEAVRFTGDGCAISMASASMLSERLHGMGVEELHEMDTDDVTEMLGVDISPMRVKCAVLGRQVAQDGEKIHRGELDPEDHDRTATEE from the coding sequence ATGGGACTGGGCTCGGACATGTACCGGCAGCAGATCCTCGACCACTACAAGAACCCGCGCAACTACGGGGAACTCGAGGATCCGGACTTCACGCACGTCGGCGAGAACCCCTCCTGTGGCGACACGATCCGGATGGACGTCGACCTCGACGACGCCGGAGAGACCGTCGAAGCGGTGCGGTTCACCGGCGACGGCTGCGCCATCTCGATGGCCTCCGCGAGCATGCTCTCCGAGCGGCTCCACGGGATGGGCGTCGAGGAGCTCCACGAGATGGACACCGACGACGTCACCGAGATGCTCGGCGTCGACATCTCCCCGATGCGCGTGAAGTGCGCGGTGCTCGGACGACAGGTCGCGCAGGACGGCGAGAAGATCCACCGCGGCGAGCTCGACCCCGAGGACCACGACCGCACGGCGACCGAGGAGTAG
- a CDS encoding Sjogren's syndrome/scleroderma autoantigen 1 family protein, whose protein sequence is MSDGFDKEAEREKLREKLADDEQKREHTQRMSELLLKGATMTNRHCDNCGDPIFRHDGREFCPSCGNEVGGATGANADENSAGAADSPATDADSPATDADSPPVANATPEGGVDAGTADPDPGAVPPDAGAVAPHAGTAETDAASADTSVDSGAPENGRSPASSPAAAPSGQPEPRRAEPRRSSPDERSEPDRSAPRQAEPSPSASPRSAADAGGVDAARASLTRTLTRFARAAEETDDPRRARDHLEAAREAAEALAALD, encoded by the coding sequence ATGAGCGACGGGTTCGACAAGGAGGCCGAACGAGAGAAGCTCCGCGAGAAGCTCGCGGACGACGAACAGAAACGCGAACACACCCAGCGGATGTCCGAGCTCCTCTTAAAGGGCGCGACGATGACGAACCGCCACTGCGACAACTGCGGCGACCCGATCTTCCGCCACGACGGCCGCGAGTTCTGCCCCTCCTGCGGGAACGAGGTCGGCGGGGCCACCGGCGCGAACGCGGACGAGAACTCGGCCGGGGCCGCCGACTCTCCGGCCACCGACGCCGACTCTCCGGCCACCGACGCCGACTCTCCGCCCGTCGCGAACGCGACCCCGGAGGGCGGCGTCGACGCCGGCACGGCCGACCCTGACCCGGGCGCGGTGCCCCCCGATGCGGGCGCGGTGGCCCCCCACGCCGGAACGGCCGAGACCGACGCGGCCAGCGCCGACACATCGGTCGATTCCGGCGCACCCGAGAACGGCCGATCGCCGGCCTCGTCCCCGGCCGCCGCGCCGTCCGGGCAGCCAGAGCCGCGGCGGGCGGAGCCGCGGCGGTCGTCGCCGGACGAGCGCTCCGAGCCGGATCGCTCTGCCCCTCGACAGGCCGAGCCCTCCCCGTCCGCGTCTCCGCGGTCGGCCGCCGACGCGGGGGGCGTCGACGCCGCCCGCGCGTCGCTGACGCGCACGCTGACCCGGTTCGCTCGGGCCGCCGAGGAGACCGACGACCCGCGGCGCGCCCGCGACCACCTCGAAGCGGCCCGCGAGGCGGCCGAGGCGCTGGCCGCATTAGACTGA
- the glmM gene encoding phosphoglucosamine mutase, giving the protein MELFGSSGIRGVALRYLTPALVLDIAKAAGTVWDADRVAVARDTRTTGELFANAAASGLAAVGCDVDRLGVVPTPAVGNYCESAGVPAVLVTASHNPPEFNGIKLVGDDGVELSVDVLERIERRVLDDEYDRADWREAGATTPVDGVVDDYVHQLIEAVDRDAIADADLTVAVDPGHGAASVASPRIYRELGCEVLTVNATPDGHFPGRDSEPVPENLADLRRLVATTDADVGIAHDGDADRAVFVDETGAFVDGDTSFAAMADACLEPGDAVVSAVNVSQRLVDVCADNDADLELTPIGATNIITRTRDLHEEGTNVPIAGEGNGGVFFPPYRLSRDGAYIGARFLELLAAAGGAPVSEVVAPYADYHFVRANVEYEDDDERDEMLSAARAYVETADAEPNTTDGYRLDYGDAWVLVRPSGTEPKIRIYAESADADRAERLATDMRVAVESGR; this is encoded by the coding sequence ATGGAGCTGTTCGGATCGAGCGGCATCCGCGGGGTCGCGCTGCGGTATCTCACGCCCGCGCTGGTCCTCGACATCGCGAAGGCGGCCGGGACGGTGTGGGACGCCGACCGCGTCGCCGTCGCCCGCGACACGCGGACCACCGGCGAGCTGTTCGCGAACGCGGCCGCGAGCGGGCTCGCCGCGGTGGGTTGCGACGTCGACCGACTCGGCGTCGTCCCGACGCCGGCGGTCGGCAACTACTGCGAGTCGGCGGGGGTCCCCGCGGTCCTCGTCACCGCCTCGCACAACCCGCCGGAGTTCAACGGGATCAAGCTCGTCGGCGACGACGGCGTCGAGCTCTCGGTCGACGTGTTAGAGCGGATCGAGCGCCGCGTCCTCGACGACGAGTACGACCGGGCCGACTGGCGGGAAGCGGGCGCGACGACGCCGGTCGACGGGGTCGTCGACGACTACGTCCACCAGCTGATCGAGGCGGTCGACCGCGACGCGATAGCGGACGCCGACCTCACCGTCGCGGTCGATCCGGGCCACGGCGCGGCCTCGGTCGCGTCTCCCCGTATCTACCGCGAACTCGGCTGCGAGGTGCTGACGGTGAACGCGACGCCGGACGGGCACTTCCCCGGCCGCGACTCAGAGCCGGTCCCCGAGAACCTCGCCGACCTCCGGCGGCTCGTCGCGACCACCGACGCCGACGTGGGGATCGCGCACGACGGCGACGCGGACCGGGCCGTCTTCGTCGACGAGACCGGCGCGTTCGTCGACGGCGACACCTCCTTCGCGGCGATGGCGGACGCGTGCCTCGAACCCGGCGACGCGGTCGTCAGCGCGGTCAACGTCTCACAGCGCCTCGTCGACGTCTGCGCCGACAACGACGCCGACCTCGAACTGACCCCCATCGGCGCGACGAACATCATCACCCGGACCCGCGACCTCCACGAGGAGGGGACGAACGTCCCGATCGCCGGCGAGGGGAACGGGGGCGTGTTCTTCCCGCCGTACCGGCTCTCGCGGGACGGGGCGTACATCGGGGCCCGGTTCCTCGAACTGCTCGCGGCCGCGGGCGGCGCGCCCGTCAGCGAGGTCGTCGCGCCGTACGCCGACTACCACTTCGTGCGGGCGAACGTCGAGTACGAGGACGACGACGAGCGCGACGAGATGCTCTCGGCCGCCCGCGCCTACGTCGAGACCGCGGACGCGGAGCCGAACACGACCGACGGCTACCGCCTCGACTACGGCGACGCGTGGGTGCTCGTCCGCCCCTCCGGCACCGAGCCGAAGATACGGATCTACGCGGAGTCCGCCGACGCCGACCGCGCCGAGCGGCTGGCGACGGACATGCGGGTCGCCGTCGAGAGCGGCCGATAA
- a CDS encoding DUF7504 family protein, which translates to MTLLPDAVRGADSVLISGPPMSGKYDLFNRLLASWSDGPVVISTGRTAEKVRGDYEELTGNPGDDVVVIDCVTHEQGDKREDTPTTKYVASAGNLTDIGIKFTDVVESSAGRERAVGIYSLSQLLMYWDPERIYQFTRVMTSQTSGEGWPFVGVLGSTAHDEQVVHTLHEPFETVVETRVDDDAREFRVRGRVGQPSDWKPF; encoded by the coding sequence ATGACTCTGCTTCCCGACGCTGTCCGCGGTGCCGACAGCGTCCTCATCAGCGGTCCCCCGATGAGCGGGAAGTACGACCTGTTCAACCGGCTGTTGGCCTCGTGGTCCGACGGCCCGGTCGTGATCTCGACGGGGCGGACGGCGGAGAAGGTCCGGGGCGACTACGAGGAACTCACCGGAAACCCGGGCGACGACGTGGTCGTCATCGACTGCGTGACCCACGAGCAGGGCGACAAGCGGGAGGACACGCCGACGACGAAGTACGTCGCGAGCGCCGGCAACCTCACCGACATCGGGATCAAGTTCACCGACGTCGTCGAGTCCTCCGCCGGCCGCGAGCGCGCGGTCGGGATCTACTCGCTGTCGCAGCTGCTCATGTACTGGGACCCCGAGCGGATCTACCAGTTCACCAGAGTGATGACCTCCCAGACCTCCGGCGAGGGGTGGCCGTTCGTCGGCGTCCTCGGCTCGACCGCCCACGACGAGCAGGTCGTTCACACCCTCCACGAACCGTTCGAGACCGTCGTCGAGACCCGGGTCGACGACGACGCGCGGGAGTTCCGCGTCCGCGGCCGCGTCGGGCAGCCCTCCGACTGGAAACCGTTCTGA
- a CDS encoding RAD55 family ATPase, with protein MRVSSGVPGFDDLVDGGFPEDRLYVVSGPPGSGKTTFCSQFAAQGARNGEDVLYISMHETKAGIREDMSGYDFGFDRALDSDRVTFLDSFSSDGRRFFGLPGDRRDRSGVTNRLTGFINSRDIDRVVFDSTMLLRFLLDDDEDTMIQLLSSLKRTDATTLLISEMTDPSAYSEEHYLAHGVVFMHNYLEDEGMRRGVQVLKMRGTDVDTDIQDVEFTDGGLRVGSAATVTH; from the coding sequence ATGCGCGTCTCAAGCGGCGTCCCGGGGTTCGACGATCTCGTCGACGGGGGATTCCCCGAGGACCGTCTGTACGTTGTGAGCGGTCCGCCCGGGAGCGGCAAAACCACCTTCTGTTCGCAGTTCGCGGCTCAGGGCGCTCGAAACGGCGAGGACGTGCTGTACATCAGCATGCACGAGACCAAGGCCGGGATCCGCGAGGACATGAGCGGCTACGACTTCGGGTTCGACCGCGCGCTCGACTCCGACCGCGTCACGTTCCTCGACTCCTTCTCCTCGGACGGCCGGCGGTTCTTCGGGCTGCCCGGGGACCGCCGCGACCGGTCCGGCGTCACCAACCGCCTCACCGGGTTCATCAACTCCCGCGACATCGACCGGGTCGTCTTCGACTCCACCATGCTGTTGCGGTTCCTCTTGGACGACGACGAGGACACGATGATCCAGCTGCTCTCCTCGCTGAAGCGGACCGACGCCACGACGCTGTTGATCTCCGAGATGACCGACCCGAGCGCCTACTCGGAGGAGCACTACCTCGCGCACGGCGTCGTCTTCATGCACAACTACCTCGAGGACGAGGGGATGCGCCGCGGGGTTCAGGTGCTGAAGATGCGGGGAACGGACGTCGACACCGACATTCAGGACGTCGAGTTCACCGACGGCGGGCTCCGGGTCGGCTCGGCGGCGACGGTGACCCACTGA
- a CDS encoding chemotaxis protein CheW, which produces MAATEADAEPTKVLEFGLGDGTYCLDIGVIDEIVDAGELTRIPNSPDHVEGVMDLRGRTTTIVDPKTLFEIDEEGPRERIVVFDDSEIDEGGTVGWMVDEVFQVRDVAPEDVDQSTTVEDEGVRGIVKSDDRFVVWVSPDVDDELAAELGDVEAAEA; this is translated from the coding sequence ATGGCAGCCACAGAGGCGGACGCCGAACCGACCAAGGTGTTGGAGTTCGGCCTGGGCGACGGGACGTACTGTCTGGACATCGGCGTCATCGACGAGATCGTCGACGCCGGCGAGCTCACGCGGATCCCGAACTCGCCGGACCACGTCGAGGGCGTGATGGACCTGCGGGGCCGGACGACCACGATCGTCGATCCGAAGACGCTGTTCGAGATCGACGAGGAGGGCCCCCGGGAGCGCATCGTCGTGTTCGACGACAGCGAGATCGACGAGGGCGGGACGGTCGGCTGGATGGTCGACGAGGTGTTCCAGGTCCGCGACGTCGCGCCCGAGGACGTCGACCAGAGCACCACCGTCGAGGACGAGGGCGTCCGCGGCATCGTCAAGTCCGACGACCGCTTCGTCGTGTGGGTCTCCCCGGACGTCGACGACGAGCTGGCGGCCGAGCTCGGCGACGTCGAGGCCGCGGAGGCGTAG